From Vibrio splendidus, a single genomic window includes:
- a CDS encoding Sbal_3080 family lipoprotein has product MKNWLALAVVFLLAGCSAPKYSGNALPEANNIENITIVEDVKTRSIFLDSMLDWCLNNQVKCKVVADGSEHNPEDITLDYVSRWSWDFRTFVADAKISAYQDQQRIGNVEFKAPNSGNLSKFGDDMERIKAMMDILFDKKTAAQATQMIADDKL; this is encoded by the coding sequence ATGAAAAACTGGCTAGCTCTTGCTGTTGTCTTTTTACTCGCAGGTTGCAGTGCTCCGAAGTATTCGGGCAATGCACTTCCTGAAGCAAACAACATCGAAAATATCACGATCGTGGAAGATGTAAAAACACGCAGCATTTTCCTCGATTCTATGCTTGATTGGTGTCTGAATAATCAGGTTAAATGTAAAGTAGTTGCCGACGGTTCAGAACATAATCCAGAGGACATTACGCTTGATTATGTCTCTCGCTGGAGCTGGGATTTCAGAACCTTTGTGGCGGATGCTAAGATCTCAGCTTATCAAGATCAACAACGCATAGGCAACGTTGAGTTTAAAGCACCGAATAGCGGAAATTTATCAAAGTTTGGCGACGATATGGAACGCATCAAAGCGATGATGGATATCTTGTTCGATAAGAAAACAGCGGCTCAAGCGACCCAAATGATTGCTGACGACAAGCTATAA
- a CDS encoding beta-ketoacyl-ACP synthase: MTHRVVVTGMSGVTAFGNDWQHIEPKLKACENATQYMPSFEQYDGLNTKLAAPIDDFQLPKHYKRKQVRGMGRVSRLATVATEDALTQAGLIGHDVLTNGETGIAYGSSTGSTDAVGAFGVMLNEKSTRAITATTYVQMMPHTAAVNVGLFFGLRGRVIPTSSACTSGSQAIGYAYEAIKHGYQTVMVAGGGEELCPTESAVFDTLFATSLKNDTPEKSPSPYDSERDGLVIGEGAGTLVLEEYEHAVARGAKIYAEIVGFASNCDAAHVTQPQMETMQVCMEKALKDAQLPAENIGYVSAHGTATEKGDIAESNATANIFGEVPISSLKSYFGHTLGACGAIEAWLSLEMMHSGWFSPTLNLENIDERCGKLDYITGSGRELDVEYLMSNNFAFGGINTSIIFKKI, from the coding sequence ATGACCCACCGCGTTGTTGTAACTGGCATGTCTGGTGTTACTGCCTTTGGTAATGATTGGCAGCACATCGAGCCAAAACTGAAAGCGTGTGAAAATGCCACTCAATATATGCCAAGTTTTGAGCAATACGATGGCCTCAACACTAAGCTAGCTGCGCCTATTGATGACTTCCAGTTACCAAAACACTACAAACGTAAACAGGTTCGAGGCATGGGTCGGGTTTCTCGCTTAGCCACTGTCGCGACTGAAGATGCTTTAACACAAGCCGGGTTGATTGGACATGATGTTCTAACTAACGGAGAAACGGGCATTGCCTACGGGTCTTCAACCGGCAGTACTGATGCCGTAGGTGCGTTTGGTGTGATGCTTAACGAGAAATCGACACGAGCAATCACAGCAACTACCTATGTTCAAATGATGCCACACACTGCTGCGGTCAACGTTGGACTGTTCTTTGGCTTGCGCGGACGCGTGATTCCCACCAGCAGTGCCTGTACTTCAGGAAGCCAAGCGATTGGTTACGCTTATGAAGCGATCAAACATGGCTACCAAACCGTGATGGTTGCCGGTGGTGGTGAAGAACTATGCCCAACTGAGTCTGCCGTTTTCGATACCCTTTTTGCTACCAGTTTAAAAAACGACACACCAGAAAAATCCCCTAGCCCTTACGACAGTGAGCGCGATGGTCTAGTCATCGGTGAAGGCGCTGGTACGCTTGTGCTCGAAGAGTATGAACATGCCGTCGCTCGCGGCGCAAAGATCTACGCTGAGATTGTCGGCTTTGCCAGCAATTGCGATGCAGCTCATGTGACCCAACCTCAAATGGAAACCATGCAAGTTTGTATGGAGAAAGCACTCAAAGACGCGCAGCTTCCGGCTGAAAATATCGGTTATGTCTCTGCTCACGGTACCGCAACTGAAAAAGGCGATATTGCAGAAAGTAATGCTACAGCGAACATTTTCGGAGAAGTGCCAATCAGTTCATTGAAAAGCTACTTTGGTCATACGCTTGGTGCGTGTGGTGCAATTGAGGCTTGGTTAAGCCTAGAGATGATGCATTCAGGCTGGTTCAGTCCAACATTGAACCTTGAAAACATTGACGAACGCTGCGGTAAACTTGATTACATCACGGGCTCAGGCCGCGAACTGGATGTTGAATACCTAATGAGCAACAACTTTGCCTTTGGCGGGATCAACACTTCCATCATCTTCAAAAAAATCTAG